A window of the Hevea brasiliensis isolate MT/VB/25A 57/8 chromosome 6, ASM3005281v1, whole genome shotgun sequence genome harbors these coding sequences:
- the LOC110645609 gene encoding transcription factor bHLH153, with protein MMENKRSPCSVDQASLTSLANKRHKADLSISTKERKEKLGERIVALQQLVSPYGKTDTASVLLEAMEYIQFLHEQVKVLSAPYLQSIPAAQLQELDQYSLRSRGLCLVPISCTVGVARSNGADLWAPIKTTSPKFEKAI; from the exons ATGATGGAAAACAAAAGAAGCCCCTGCTCTGTTGACCAGGCCAGTCTTACTTCTCTTGCAAATAAACGTCATAAGGCTGATCTCTCTATCTCGACAAAG GAGAGGAAAGAGAAGCTAGGTGAACGCATTGTAGCTCTGCAGCAGCTTGTCTCACCATATGGGAAG ACAGATACAGCATCTGTCCTTCTGGAGGCAATGGAATACATACAATTTCTTCATGAACAAGTTAAG GTGTTGAGTGCTCCATACCTACAAAGTATACCAGCAGCTCAGCTACAG GAATTAGATCAATACAGCCTGAGAAGCAGAGGTTTATGTCTTGTTCCAATCTCTTGCACTGTTGGAGTTGCTCGCAGCAATGGCGCAGATCTCTGGGCACCTATCAAGACCACTTCTCCCAAATTTGAGAAGGCTATTTAA